A genomic segment from Flavobacterium litorale encodes:
- a CDS encoding potassium channel family protein, with the protein MMFFNTILTFINNKEYRDLLYTTGIVLFIGTIAYHFIEGWSYVDSLYFSVVTLTTIGFGDFAPQTDEGKLFTVLYIIMGIGVILTFINTLQNHYNEAREYKKRKK; encoded by the coding sequence ATGATGTTTTTTAATACTATTCTGACTTTTATAAATAATAAAGAGTATCGGGACTTACTTTACACTACTGGTATTGTATTATTTATAGGTACTATAGCCTATCATTTTATAGAGGGTTGGAGTTACGTAGATTCGCTTTATTTCTCGGTAGTTACACTTACAACCATTGGCTTTGGCGATTTTGCGCCACAAACCGACGAAGGTAAACTTTTTACGGTTTTATACATTATTATGGGAATTGGCGTAATACTTACCTTTATAAATACCTTGCAAAACCACTACAATGAAGCAAGAGAGTATAAAAAGAGAAAAAAGTAG
- the ccsA gene encoding cytochrome c biogenesis protein CcsA, with protein sequence MNKIISFLASTRLTATLFIVFALAMGIGTFVEDAYNTDTARIFIYNAWWFEAIMLVFVINFMYNIKRYQLHKKEKWATLLLHLSFILIIAGAFITRYISFEGMMPIREGATEHVFYSDKTYITALVDGNYKGEMRRKTFEKPLLLSPVANNNFTIADEFGGIPFEITYDNFVMGAKEEIKENPEGQFFIKLVEAGDGGRHEHYLREGEVQNIHNLLYAFNKPTDGAINITTDGDTYTISSPFEGDFMRMADKLTGKVVKDSVQPLMMRSLYNLGGSRFVFPEPAIKGEITYKSNGDYKTREDGALTVIVTSGNEQKRVTLLGGKGKMGIPQSFKMGDLEYTLIYGSKVHELPFDIKLNDFIADKYPGTESSYASFESQVTVIDNADNNTFDTRIYMNNVLDYKGYRFFQSSFDPDELGTVLSVNHDFWGTWITYIGYFLLYFGLMAILFDKNTRFADLKRKLDKVKAKKAALIALLLFFTFNGYSQQHLHQKTSEKQLDSLLQRYKVSEEHASKFGRLIIQDAGGRMKPVNTFSSELLRKVSKSDTYKGMNADQVFLSMAMFDQAWYNVPVIYLKRGNDSLRAVAGIDKKVKYASLADFFDEKGAYKLSDILEEAYREPVPNQFQKDFMDIDRRINLFYSALTGQILKVFPIPDDKNDKWVSYLEINETTGTSLDTIKNVLPFYLQSLSKASQDGDYELSESLLKGLTKYQHKYGAEVMPSDDKVEAEILYNKYDIFKKLFSWYMYAGLLMFLFVIIKIFNTKKWVHISVTTFHVIIGLLFVLHTAGLIARWYISGHAPWSNAYESVIYVAWATMFFGLAFGRKSQLTVAATAFVAAMVLMVAHWNWTDPEIGNLVPVLNSYWLMIHVAVIVGSYGPFTLAMILGLVAMILMIFTNKNNKQKMDLNIKELTYINELALTVGLVMLTIGNFLGGQWANESWGRYWGWDPKETWALVSIMVYAFVIHMRFVPSLRGTWIYNFFSVLAFAAILMTYFGVNFYLTGLHSYASGEVRTPMYFFWMALGVFILGIFSFIQYKKHLKK encoded by the coding sequence ATGAATAAAATTATATCATTCCTTGCTTCCACACGTTTAACAGCCACCCTTTTTATTGTTTTTGCTTTAGCCATGGGTATAGGTACGTTTGTAGAAGATGCTTACAATACTGATACTGCTCGTATATTTATATACAATGCTTGGTGGTTTGAGGCAATAATGCTCGTTTTTGTTATAAACTTTATGTACAACATTAAGCGTTATCAGCTGCATAAAAAGGAAAAATGGGCTACGCTTTTACTACACCTTTCGTTTATACTTATTATAGCTGGTGCGTTTATAACCCGTTACATCAGTTTTGAGGGTATGATGCCCATTAGAGAAGGAGCAACCGAGCATGTTTTTTATTCGGATAAAACCTATATTACTGCTTTAGTGGATGGTAATTATAAAGGCGAAATGCGACGCAAAACCTTTGAAAAACCTTTATTATTATCGCCCGTTGCAAATAATAATTTTACTATTGCGGATGAATTTGGCGGCATTCCGTTCGAGATAACCTACGATAATTTTGTGATGGGTGCCAAAGAGGAAATAAAAGAAAACCCTGAAGGACAGTTTTTTATAAAATTGGTAGAAGCTGGCGATGGTGGCAGGCACGAACATTATTTACGAGAAGGCGAGGTACAAAACATTCATAACCTGCTGTATGCCTTTAACAAGCCTACTGATGGGGCTATAAATATTACTACCGATGGTGATACCTATACTATAAGCTCACCTTTTGAGGGCGATTTTATGCGTATGGCAGACAAACTAACGGGGAAAGTAGTAAAGGATTCTGTACAGCCGTTAATGATGCGTTCGCTGTACAACTTAGGAGGTTCACGTTTTGTATTTCCTGAGCCTGCTATTAAGGGAGAAATTACATACAAATCGAATGGAGATTATAAAACCAGAGAGGACGGTGCTTTAACGGTTATTGTAACATCGGGCAACGAGCAAAAACGAGTAACGCTTTTAGGCGGAAAAGGTAAAATGGGCATTCCGCAGTCGTTTAAAATGGGCGATTTAGAGTATACCCTTATTTATGGTAGCAAAGTACACGAATTACCTTTTGATATAAAATTAAATGATTTTATTGCAGATAAATATCCTGGTACCGAGTCAAGCTATGCCTCGTTTGAGAGCCAAGTAACGGTTATTGATAATGCCGATAATAATACATTTGATACCCGAATTTACATGAATAATGTTTTGGACTATAAAGGGTACCGATTTTTTCAGTCCTCTTTTGACCCTGACGAGCTGGGTACCGTATTATCGGTAAATCACGATTTTTGGGGTACTTGGATTACCTATATTGGCTATTTCCTATTGTATTTTGGCTTAATGGCGATATTGTTTGATAAGAATACCCGTTTTGCCGATTTGAAACGAAAGCTAGACAAGGTGAAAGCCAAAAAAGCAGCTTTAATAGCCTTACTACTATTTTTTACTTTTAATGGCTATTCGCAACAACACCTGCACCAAAAAACATCCGAAAAGCAGCTCGATTCTCTATTACAACGTTATAAAGTCAGTGAAGAGCACGCCTCCAAATTTGGTCGTTTAATAATTCAGGATGCAGGGGGGAGGATGAAGCCTGTAAATACCTTCTCATCAGAGTTATTGCGTAAAGTAAGTAAAAGCGATACGTATAAAGGTATGAATGCTGACCAAGTGTTTTTATCTATGGCAATGTTCGACCAAGCTTGGTATAATGTACCCGTTATTTATCTTAAACGTGGTAACGATAGTTTACGTGCTGTTGCAGGTATCGATAAAAAAGTAAAGTATGCCTCGTTAGCTGATTTTTTTGATGAAAAAGGAGCGTACAAATTATCGGACATTTTAGAAGAGGCCTACAGAGAGCCTGTGCCCAATCAGTTCCAGAAAGATTTTATGGATATCGATAGGCGTATTAATCTGTTCTATTCAGCATTAACAGGGCAAATACTTAAAGTATTTCCGATACCAGATGATAAAAACGATAAGTGGGTATCGTATCTTGAAATAAACGAAACAACAGGCACATCGTTAGATACCATTAAAAATGTATTACCTTTTTATTTACAATCACTCTCCAAGGCATCGCAAGATGGCGATTACGAACTCTCTGAAAGTTTATTAAAGGGACTTACAAAGTATCAGCACAAATACGGAGCAGAAGTAATGCCTAGTGATGATAAGGTAGAAGCAGAAATATTATATAATAAATACGATATTTTTAAGAAATTATTTTCATGGTACATGTACGCAGGACTGTTAATGTTCTTATTTGTTATCATAAAAATATTCAACACCAAAAAATGGGTACATATAAGCGTTACAACATTTCATGTAATAATAGGGCTACTGTTTGTATTGCATACCGCAGGGCTTATTGCGCGTTGGTACATTTCGGGGCATGCGCCTTGGAGTAACGCTTACGAGTCGGTTATTTACGTAGCATGGGCAACCATGTTTTTCGGGCTTGCTTTTGGTCGAAAATCGCAACTTACAGTAGCAGCAACAGCCTTTGTAGCCGCTATGGTACTTATGGTGGCGCACTGGAACTGGACAGACCCTGAAATTGGTAACCTTGTACCTGTATTAAACTCGTATTGGTTAATGATACACGTAGCTGTAATTGTGGGGAGTTATGGTCCGTTTACGCTTGCCATGATACTCGGTTTGGTAGCCATGATACTCATGATTTTTACCAACAAGAATAACAAGCAAAAAATGGACTTAAACATTAAAGAGCTTACTTATATTAACGAGTTGGCTTTAACCGTTGGGCTTGTAATGCTTACTATAGGTAACTTTTTAGGTGGGCAATGGGCTAACGAGAGTTGGGGGCGTTACTGGGGCTGGGACCCGAAAGAAACATGGGCGTTAGTTAGTATAATGGTATATGCTTTTGTAATACACATGCGTTTTGTACCCTCTTTACGTGGCACATGGATATACAATTTTTTCAGCGTACTAGCCTTTGCCGCAATATTAATGACCTACTTTGGGGTAAACTTCTACCTTACAGGGTTACACTCCTATGCTAGCGGAGAGGTACGCACACCAATGTATTTCTTCTGGATGGCATTAGGCGTGTTCATCTTAGGTATATTCTCATTTATCCAATACAAAAAGCATTTAAAAAAGTAA
- a CDS encoding Maf-like protein, whose translation MLKNILKDYSIILASGSPRRQQFMKELGVDFEIRLKEVEEIYPDTLKEAEITDFLAQLKADSLKETLSDNEIVITSDTIVWHENKALGKPTDYDDAFAMLQSMSGKTHEVITSVCLMSTTKTEVFNTTTRVTFHTLKDEEIKYYLDNYKPFDKAGSYGIQEWIGLVAIANIEGSYANVVGMPVDKVYHHLTNFVVKK comes from the coding sequence ATGCTTAAAAATATATTAAAAGACTACTCTATTATACTAGCTTCGGGTTCGCCACGCAGGCAACAGTTTATGAAGGAGTTGGGTGTTGATTTTGAAATCCGCTTAAAAGAAGTTGAGGAAATTTATCCCGATACACTCAAGGAAGCTGAAATCACCGATTTTTTAGCACAGCTAAAGGCTGATTCACTCAAAGAAACACTAAGTGATAACGAAATTGTAATTACGAGCGATACTATTGTATGGCACGAAAATAAAGCATTAGGCAAACCTACCGATTATGATGATGCCTTTGCCATGCTGCAATCAATGTCTGGAAAAACACACGAGGTAATTACGTCGGTATGTTTAATGAGTACCACAAAAACAGAGGTATTTAATACTACTACCCGCGTTACATTCCACACTTTAAAAGATGAAGAAATAAAGTACTACCTTGATAATTATAAACCTTTTGACAAAGCAGGCTCGTACGGGATACAAGAATGGATTGGGCTTGTAGCGATTGCCAATATAGAGGGTTCCTACGCTAATGTTGTAGGTATGCCTGTAGATAAAGTATACCACCATTTAACTAATTTTGTTGTAAAAAAATAA
- a CDS encoding prenyltransferase (UbiA prenyltransferase family catalyzes the transfer of a prenyl group to various acceptors with hydrophobic ring structures in the biosynthesis of respiratory quinones, hemes, chlorophylls, vitamin E, and shikonin), producing the protein MNFLQRIGYSNLLLLAFGLLIFRYGFLDLQAGLPLALKHGHYIIMVLASVLIAAGGFLINNYHANEDKASEGKVYTTYALLTITGIGLGYYLSNCIGKSMVVIVFVIAAAIIYLYATSLKQMLLVSNFIVATAVAMGIIVIVVYNLYPIIVPSNQVYLATIFDLMLDYTLFIFIITFILTLVYNLRDTDADYNSGNTTLPIAIGKDRAVKIVFALTLVPLALMLYYGDKYLSNLIWSLGYGLLFMVAPIIYFLVKLWTAKTKQDFNHLITILKLFLLFTVISIAVITYNININA; encoded by the coding sequence ATGAATTTTTTACAACGTATAGGTTATAGTAACTTATTATTACTTGCTTTTGGTTTACTTATATTCCGTTATGGTTTTTTAGATTTACAAGCAGGGCTACCATTAGCCCTTAAACACGGACACTATATAATTATGGTACTGGCCAGTGTACTAATAGCAGCAGGAGGCTTTTTAATTAATAATTACCACGCTAACGAAGATAAAGCATCCGAAGGTAAAGTATATACCACCTATGCCCTGCTAACAATAACAGGTATTGGTTTAGGATATTACCTTAGCAATTGCATAGGTAAATCTATGGTTGTAATTGTATTTGTAATTGCCGCTGCCATAATTTATTTGTATGCTACTAGCCTAAAACAAATGTTGTTGGTTAGCAACTTTATAGTAGCTACGGCTGTAGCTATGGGCATTATTGTTATTGTAGTGTATAACCTCTACCCTATTATAGTGCCAAGCAATCAAGTATATTTGGCTACCATATTCGACTTAATGCTCGACTACACCTTGTTTATTTTCATTATCACATTTATACTCACACTGGTTTATAACTTGCGTGATACGGATGCCGATTACAACTCAGGAAACACAACACTACCTATAGCTATTGGTAAGGACAGAGCGGTTAAAATTGTATTTGCATTAACCCTAGTCCCATTAGCGTTAATGCTTTATTATGGCGATAAATACCTATCCAATCTTATATGGTCGTTAGGGTACGGTTTACTGTTTATGGTTGCTCCTATCATCTATTTTTTAGTAAAATTATGGACAGCAAAAACAAAACAAGATTTTAATCATTTAATAACAATCTTAAAGTTATTCTTGCTGTTTACTGTAATCTCTATTGCTGTTATAACCTATAATATCAACATCAATGCTTAA
- a CDS encoding KdsC family phosphatase — MSKSYKEIMNDITTFIFDVDGVLTDGKIHITQTGELLRTMNVRDGYALKTAVDSGYNVCIISGGYNEGVRLRLRNLGITNIHLGVSDKVETYEEFIDVYNIKPEQVLYMGDDLPDYWVMKEVGLPVCPQDAAPEIKALSKYISHKNGGAGGVRDVIEQVMKVQGKWMEKFDAQSD; from the coding sequence ATGAGTAAAAGTTATAAGGAAATAATGAACGACATTACCACATTTATTTTTGATGTGGATGGTGTACTTACCGATGGTAAAATACACATAACGCAAACAGGCGAATTGTTACGCACTATGAATGTACGCGATGGTTATGCCCTTAAAACAGCCGTAGATAGCGGATACAATGTATGTATTATTTCGGGCGGGTACAACGAAGGCGTACGACTACGCCTCAGAAACTTAGGTATTACCAACATACATTTGGGTGTATCGGATAAAGTTGAAACGTACGAGGAATTTATAGATGTTTACAATATTAAACCCGAGCAAGTATTGTATATGGGCGACGATTTACCTGATTACTGGGTAATGAAAGAGGTAGGATTACCTGTTTGCCCACAAGATGCAGCACCCGAAATTAAAGCACTAAGCAAATATATATCGCATAAAAACGGTGGTGCAGGTGGCGTTCGTGATGTTATAGAGCAAGTAATGAAGGTACAGGGCAAATGGATGGAAAAATTTGATGCACAATCCGATTAA
- a CDS encoding Rossmann-like and DUF2520 domain-containing protein, protein MLKVVIIGSGNVAHHLITVFEQSNSVQLVQAYARNAASLSNLLPASKITTNFNTILPADVYIISVTDDAIAEVAALLPFTNQLVVHTSGSVGLQQLNAKNRRGVFYPLQTFSKNKAVDFKQIPLCLESELEADYAILETLAKAVSDNVYAINSKQRQSLHVAAVFVNNFVNDLYRIGYDICNENNVPFDILRPLIHETANKVQVLQPKEAQTGPAKRNDVRTMEKHLAFLTDEKKKIIYTLLSQSIQNNNE, encoded by the coding sequence ATGTTAAAAGTGGTAATTATTGGCTCGGGTAATGTGGCACACCACCTAATTACCGTTTTTGAGCAATCTAATAGCGTTCAGTTAGTACAAGCGTATGCTCGTAATGCAGCATCGTTGAGCAATTTGTTACCCGCCTCAAAAATAACTACTAATTTTAATACCATCTTACCTGCCGATGTTTACATTATATCGGTTACAGACGATGCTATAGCTGAGGTAGCGGCACTCCTACCCTTTACCAACCAATTGGTAGTACATACATCGGGCAGTGTTGGTTTGCAGCAACTTAATGCAAAAAACAGGCGTGGCGTGTTTTATCCGTTACAAACCTTCTCTAAAAATAAAGCTGTTGATTTTAAACAAATTCCACTTTGTTTGGAAAGCGAGTTGGAAGCTGATTATGCTATTTTAGAAACACTTGCCAAAGCCGTATCAGACAACGTATATGCTATAAACTCCAAACAAAGGCAATCGTTACACGTAGCTGCCGTTTTTGTAAATAACTTTGTAAACGATTTGTACCGTATTGGTTATGATATTTGCAATGAGAATAATGTACCTTTTGATATATTACGCCCATTAATACACGAAACAGCCAATAAAGTACAAGTATTACAACCTAAAGAAGCACAAACAGGACCTGCAAAGCGCAACGATGTGCGTACGATGGAAAAACATTTAGCTTTCCTAACTGATGAAAAAAAGAAAATAATATATACCTTACTATCCCAATCAATACAAAACAACAATGAGTAA
- a CDS encoding M1 family metallopeptidase: MKLQKLKTVLLVSLLGYAGFAQEVVPNNQSKFDDIGYRRGNVYRSASGVPGPQYWQNSADYEIEVELDDKNDRLKGTLTMTYYNNSPENLNYIWMYLEQNRFTANSRGTLTSPAGPDRYEGDVDGGITISNLLAKTSGKASSKHLVSDTRLQVFFNEPLKAKGGKATVSMNFEFKIPEEGMDRMGQLKTANGTIYSIAQWYPRVAVFDDVVGWNTEPYLGAGEFYLEYGDFDYKITVPYNHIVVASGELVNVKNVLSKELQKRWDKAKNSDKTVYLVQPNEVGNTKLTRPTQSGKVTWHYKMENTRDVAFASSAAFIWDAARINLPNGKKALAQSAYPKEVGGNDAWGRSTEYTKASVEHYSNKWFSYPYTGAVNVASNVGGMEYPGLSFCGANSSGADLWDVTDHEFGHNWFPMIVGSNERKYAWMDEGFNTFINYYSTVAFNNGEYTSDIAKSLNRVQWFKWRRREGIDTYPDVAKSMNLGFTAYYKPATGLIMLREYILGHERFDNAFKAYINAWAYKHPQPSDFYNCMENVAGENLNWFWRGWFTGTGNINIGIEAVQRNPDHTIVTFVNKGEIPMPVTFKVTYEDNSSEIKKLPVEIWQRQNEWDYIIDSPKKVRAIDIDPERFLPDIDMTDNTWFKQE; encoded by the coding sequence ATGAAATTACAAAAACTAAAAACAGTACTCCTTGTTAGCCTGTTAGGCTATGCAGGTTTTGCACAAGAAGTTGTGCCCAACAATCAATCTAAATTTGACGATATTGGCTACAGGCGCGGTAATGTATACCGCTCGGCATCGGGTGTACCTGGACCGCAATACTGGCAAAATAGTGCCGATTATGAAATTGAGGTAGAACTGGACGATAAAAACGATAGGCTAAAAGGTACGTTAACCATGACGTACTACAATAATAGCCCTGAAAACCTCAACTACATTTGGATGTATTTGGAACAAAACCGTTTTACGGCCAATTCGCGCGGTACCCTCACCAGTCCCGCAGGACCCGACCGCTACGAGGGCGATGTTGACGGCGGTATAACCATTTCCAACCTATTAGCTAAAACAAGTGGTAAAGCATCGTCAAAACACTTAGTATCCGATACCCGCCTACAGGTTTTCTTTAACGAACCACTTAAAGCCAAAGGCGGTAAAGCTACAGTATCGATGAATTTTGAGTTTAAAATACCCGAAGAGGGTATGGACAGAATGGGGCAACTAAAAACAGCCAATGGTACCATATATTCTATTGCACAATGGTATCCGCGTGTTGCCGTATTTGATGACGTTGTAGGCTGGAATACGGAGCCTTACCTTGGTGCTGGAGAATTTTATTTGGAGTATGGCGATTTTGATTATAAAATAACCGTACCGTATAACCATATTGTAGTAGCCTCGGGAGAATTGGTAAACGTTAAAAACGTACTCTCTAAGGAGCTACAAAAACGCTGGGATAAAGCCAAAAATAGCGATAAGACAGTTTACTTAGTACAACCTAACGAAGTAGGAAACACAAAACTTACCCGACCTACGCAGAGCGGAAAAGTAACGTGGCATTACAAAATGGAAAACACACGCGATGTGGCTTTTGCAAGTTCAGCCGCTTTTATATGGGATGCCGCACGTATTAACCTGCCTAATGGCAAAAAAGCATTGGCACAATCGGCATACCCTAAAGAGGTAGGCGGTAATGATGCATGGGGACGTTCTACAGAATACACTAAAGCCTCTGTAGAGCATTACTCTAACAAATGGTTTTCATACCCTTATACGGGTGCCGTTAATGTAGCCTCTAACGTTGGTGGTATGGAGTACCCTGGCTTATCTTTTTGTGGGGCAAACAGTTCGGGAGCTGACCTTTGGGATGTTACCGACCATGAATTTGGACACAACTGGTTCCCTATGATAGTTGGCTCTAACGAGCGTAAGTATGCTTGGATGGATGAGGGCTTTAATACCTTTATTAACTACTACAGTACCGTTGCCTTTAATAATGGTGAGTACACATCGGACATTGCAAAAAGCCTTAACCGTGTACAATGGTTTAAATGGCGCAGGCGCGAAGGTATTGATACGTACCCCGACGTTGCCAAGAGTATGAACCTTGGTTTTACTGCCTACTATAAACCTGCCACAGGTTTAATTATGTTACGCGAATACATATTGGGGCACGAACGTTTTGATAATGCCTTTAAAGCCTACATTAATGCTTGGGCATACAAACACCCGCAACCTTCTGATTTTTATAATTGTATGGAAAATGTAGCTGGCGAAAACCTAAACTGGTTTTGGAGAGGTTGGTTTACGGGTACGGGTAACATAAATATTGGTATTGAAGCCGTACAGCGTAACCCCGACCATACAATAGTTACTTTTGTAAATAAAGGCGAAATACCAATGCCCGTTACGTTTAAAGTTACGTACGAGGATAATTCATCTGAAATAAAAAAACTTCCTGTAGAGATTTGGCAGCGCCAAAACGAATGGGATTATATTATAGATTCGCCTAAAAAAGTAAGGGCTATAGATATTGACCCCGAACGTTTTTTACCCGATATAGATATGACCGATAATACGTGGTTTAAACAAGAGTAA